A stretch of the Staphylococcus sp. NRL 16/872 genome encodes the following:
- a CDS encoding GntR family transcriptional regulator, which produces MKIILKNTSEQPIYEQIKQQIKENILKGYVEAGSHLPSMRELAKDLQVSLITTKRAYEDLEKEGFVTTIRGKGTFVKEQDSSILKEKQFFVIENLARSMIKEAKTIGMPLKELKEILTLIYEEEEE; this is translated from the coding sequence ATGAAGATAATTTTAAAGAACACCAGTGAACAACCCATTTATGAACAAATTAAGCAACAAATTAAAGAAAATATTTTAAAAGGTTATGTTGAAGCGGGTAGTCATTTACCTTCCATGCGAGAATTAGCTAAAGATTTACAAGTGAGTTTAATTACTACCAAACGTGCTTATGAAGATTTAGAAAAAGAAGGCTTTGTCACAACGATTAGAGGTAAAGGAACATTTGTGAAAGAACAAGATAGTTCAATTTTAAAGGAGAAACAATTCTTTGTGATTGAGAATCTAGCCCGTTCAATGATTAAAGAAGCCAAGACCATTGGCATGCCTCTAAAAGAGTTAAAGGAAATATTAACTTTAATTTATGAGGAGGAAGAAGAATGA